The genomic window TTCATAGTTCTTTTGTCGTCATCagtgataaaattaatggtGACTCTATTACGACCGGAATACCAACGTTTAACCCTATAAATGTAGTTTTCGCGATTGGACggcaaattataattgataaccgCTGAAACACTACAAAAATTGCTTCGAGCGAAATAATCAGTGGTAATAAGAACACGACTAGCACCAGAATTGAATTGACGCATAATTAGCTCACATCGACGTTGGCTCATTCCTTTATGCATAGCTGAgacaataaatgttttcaaatgcATATTTTCAGTCAACCACTCTACCTTACGATGTGTGTTACAGAAGATCACAACCTGGGTGAAACTAAGAGTGTCAAATAAATCACATAAAGTGTCAAACTTCCATTCTTCTTTGGTAACATTAATGTAAAACtgtttaatatctaaataaataaaaattaattaattaaggaAATAGACTTAAAAAACTAAGGGCAATCATACAAACCTTTCAATATCAGTTCTTCGTTTTGAACGAGAATGCGTATTGGTTTTCGCATGAAGTGAGTGCTCACATTCAAAACGTCCTCGCGAATGGTACTAGACAACTTAATGACCTGAATATCTTTTTCGAGGAATTTGAACACCtctttaatttgatatttcctTTCGAAACCTTGAGACAACATTTCATTAACTTCGTTCAACACAAATATCTTGATAAATTGAGTTCGTAGTGATTTTCTAGCAATCATATCATAAACACGGCCAAGAGTTCCTACCACTACATGGGATCCAGTATCCAGCTTACGCATGTCATCACGAATCTTTGTACCGCCAATGCAAGCATGACAATCTACTTTCATGAAATAACCCAAAGCAATAACcatctaaaaacaatattatattgtaaacagCTCATCTAACCAAACAAATAGGCTTACCTTTTGAATCTGTTTTACCAATTCACGTGTTGGTGCCAAAATAAGTGCTTGGCACTCATTCAAACTTATATCAATTCGTTGGAGAATAGAAATTGAAAAAGTAACTGTCTTTCCAGTACCATATTGGGCCTGAGCAATGACATCATGTCCCTTAATGCACGGCAAAATAGCACGTTGTTGAATAGCTGTTGGCTTTTCATAACCATATGCATAGATACCACGCAACAATTCTTCTTTTAAATTCATCTCATCAAAGTTATCCACCACTTCATTCCAGTCCGACTCAATAGTTCCACTAAAGTCCATGCCGGATGGTCCCGAGTAGTTATTGGTTTCACTAGGAGGTCCATTTTTCGTCTCATtagaattcattatttttaaaatattctgaaagcaatgaaattaaaattaaaaaaactacacaaaatattttgaaaaaatgcaaAAGATTTAATTctcacaaatattttgtaaatactaaaaaaagtataactcaaaaattaatataggtaggcatataagtataacaattttttgtcatttaatgataaactatatcttaataaattacagaattaaaaaatacttatctaaaattaatacagttaaaataacaacaatgtaaaataattttattgtatataatttattaattggttataaattataatataacaaaaataatacactaatgcaatattaataaaaatagtttgaagTAACTACAAAACAATAGACGAAAATTaacatacaatacatttaacaatgaattattgttatacctgTAATAACAAAACTTTTCAAGGATTCTGacactataagaatataattttaattaatttaaacacatactttattaaaattaaaaatcaccaCTCATCATCTAATACGGTTAACTAtccaattgataatatttattaacaaaaatttatcgatgtatctaaataataatttttaatattaattatttatcatcaaatttttaaaatccaatCAGTTTCATACTTAGCATATTAAGCTAGTATTTTATaaggttattttaaattaacatacataaaaaaattaataatataatcttcttaatacaattttcttctaatatataaaattctcGTGTCACAGTGTTAGTTATCGAACTCCTTCGAAACGACTTGACCGATTTTCATGAAATTTTCTGTGTATATTTGATAGGTCTGAGAATACGTTTAAGGCTAATTCAAAAAGGGGATTGACCACCCCCAGGAGGTGCTCAAACAggaattttgagatttacgatagaaatttttgtttataaatggttgctatgGGGTTATAAGatttgagaataatattaatttattagtggtTGCCattggtaatatataataaaataaatataattaatgtaattaattgaaCAAAGAACCATTTACGACCGCATTATGCTCGCAGTTTTAGCAGGACAAGGTGGGTTCTTCTTTTTGGATGCACCAGGTGGAACtggcaaaacattttttatttcgataATTCTCGACAAAATACGATCAAATAATGGCATCGCATTGGCCGTTGCTTCATCGAGCATTGCGGAAACTTTATTGGATGGAGGCAGAACAACAGTAcagcatattaaatatttaagctgccacttaatattcaaaataactcTGACGCAGTgtgtaacataaaaaaaacaatcgtcCATGGCCACAATGCTGAAACAGTGTAAAATTATCATCTGAGATGAATGTACTATGGCACACAAGCATTCGCTCGAGGCATTGAACAGGACATTGAAAGATATTAAAACAACGACAAGCCATTTGGCGGCACTCTGTTAGTCCTTTCAGGTGATTTCAGACAAACACTTCTCGTCATTCCATGTTCAACATACGCTGATGAGATCAACGCTTGCTTAAAATCATCTTCATGGTGGCgtaatattgaaaaagtaCAGCTGAAAGTAAATATGCGCGTTAAAATTATCCAAGATCCATCCGCTGAAACATTCTCAAAACAACTCTTAGATATCGGCGATGGAAAAGTTACTATAGATGAAACTGGATGCGTAAAATTACCGACCGATTTCTGCACAATCATTAATTCGAAAGATGCTCTCATTGAACAAATATTTCCCGATGTGCACATACAGTATATAAATCATGAGTGGCTTGcagaaaaagaaattttatcgCCAAAAAATGTGGACGTTGACGATTTCAATCTGAAGATACAACAGTTTTTGCCAGGAAACTTGGTATCATACAAATCTATTGATATAGTTTGCGATGCAAGCGAAGCTGCAAATTTTCCAACAGAGATTTTGAACTCACTAGATTTGCCTGGCATACCACTGcataatttacaattgaaCGTTGGATTTCCGATTATTTTGCTACGTAATTTGAACCCTCTATGACTGTGCAACGGTACGCGattagtcattaaaaaaataatgaaaaacgtTATTGAAGCCAGCATTTTAAATGGCAAGTTCAGaggtgaaaatatattaataccacGAATCCCTATTATACCTACAGATGTGCCAATTCAATTTAAACGTTATCAATTTCCGATTATATTGGCATTTGCAATGATTATCAATAAGTCCCAAGGCCAAACGATGTCTGTTTGTGGCTTAGATTTGAGCACACCATGTTTTTCACACGGACAATTATACGTGGCATGCTCTCGAGTGGGTAAACATCCAGTTTGTTTGTGTTAGCTAAAGATgggctaataaaaaatattgttcacgCTATAGCattaagaaatttatattgtttgttaatgCTATAGcgtgaacaatatttttaaatataattttgagaaataaattataataaattaaaaaaattaatgtttggtgttttgttatttgttaattggCTCCCATGATCTTTGCTTCCATGGCTGAGTTGCACTTATTGCTGTGAGTTACACCAAAAATGAGTTGaacaatcataatttttttgtgattttttcgGGCCACGAAGTGCACAGGatcagctatattatatataaatgaatgttTGTGTGCAGATCTGTGGGAAGAAGAAAGGCTAATTTAAAAAGGGTtaaatttggtatttttattcatcGAATTTTACTACGTTAAGGTTAGGTTAAgcttatgtattaattaattatattaatccaCCGTATTATGTCAAACTTGGTATAACTTTGATctttattagaattaaatcATACACTTGCATACAAACAGCTCTAGGTCCGCGATCTACAGCAGGTAGATTGCCTACCTGATAATATAGTGTTGCgaatcagaatttttattccaggcaacagaaaacttaagataaatctAGAACATCATCtaccgaatattaaataacgaatTGAACAAAGTTTGAGTCATATAGAGTTGATATATTTAACgagcaacgaagtgcacgggatCAGctagtagatatatatatatataatttacacagGATCcatacattgttataatatttgaagtccattatattaacaatcaataggtattataattaggtattcagtaaaattataataataagtaaatgttGTTTTCTCTAACACAAAGTTAGtaacagataatattaattaaaattgctatagtaaattgttaacaaattttaaaatataagaaatactattacacatacataacattaatatttataataagactAATATGGTAACATAACGAACATATTTACTTTGAACCAATAATGAATTTGAACCAAAACGAAGAAATGTACCTTAAAAGAACACATTTtgataatcaaaaaatgtagaaaatgaGTAAAGTAAATGTGATTTGCCAAGAAGAAATCGGAAATCTCCAAAAACTTGTGTAAGCGCACCactttaaaatgcttttttaTTGCACACTTAATAtgtgatgaaaataaattatttatttatttatttgtattttcagtGAGTTAGtcaggttatattattatagccatTCCGTTTGGAGTTGTCCGTGAGACTCTTATGATTATgtgagcagtatattatcaggtaGGAAATCCACCTGTTGTAGATTGTGAACTCCGCGAGATGTGTAcctaagtttataatttctaacctataagtttcaaagttatatcaattttttttattacagtgGATTAGATGAAATAATGTGCTGTCTCGTggatttttatatggttggtAAAACAATTTGACTTTGTTAACACATTCaccactttattattataactaatgtttattaaaaactaatagtaaccatttataaacaaaaatattggttcatcttaaatctcaaaatcctGTTTTAGACTTTTAGCGCCTACAAAAATTAGGGTTTTCTCCAAGCTATTACGACAGAAACCTTCTTCGTGATATActatttcgtttaaaaaaaaatcaagaagaTCTGATAAGTAGTTTCAGAGTTTACCCTAGAGTATATCttcaaaaatttgtattcGTCAGATCAATTCGATAATAGACTACCAGCCAAATGATATACTTAACCTTGGACTTTAAACGTTGGCATAAAATTaccttaaactattttaagacttttaaagttttaaatgatgttatttgaaaaacattattataacaacgtATGTTACGTTTGAATTCTCTTTTTTAGGATGATCGCCTATAAGGAGAGAATTCAATGGTTCAGTAGGGGCAAAAATGtgttctaatttaatttttccatttaaacAACACATTCCTTTAGATTCTTCATTCCATTTTGGAGCTAAACAAAATTGACAAACATAATTGCACCTAATGAAACCATAGGatcatttttcacatttttgtattcaatagTAAAACAGttcaaatgtataaatcaaaatattaaaaagcaataggtagtatattaaattgtttcaatttaattatacattttttatttctaattgaaAACCATCCAATATGAAAGATTGAGAgggtaggtattaaaaaaaaaaaaacaactctataatagtaaaattttttattcaacattaaatttatattatttatcaataaaaaaaattaatataatattacagtttacAATACAgttgtacttatataacatttaataaa from Aphis gossypii isolate Hap1 chromosome 1, ASM2018417v2, whole genome shotgun sequence includes these protein-coding regions:
- the LOC114126500 gene encoding eukaryotic initiation factor 4A-like is translated as MNSNETKNGPPSETNNYSGPSGMDFSGTIESDWNEVVDNFDEMNLKEELLRGIYAYGYEKPTAIQQRAILPCIKGHDVIAQAQYGTGKTVTFSISILQRIDISLNECQALILAPTRELVKQIQKMVIALGYFMKVDCHACIGGTKIRDDMRKLDTGSHVVVGTLGRVYDMIARKSLRTQFIKIFVLNEVNEMLSQGFERKYQIKEVFKFLEKDIQVIKLSSTIREDVLNVSTHFMRKPIRILVQNEELILKDIKQFYINVTKEEWKFDTLCDLFDTLSFTQVVIFCNTHRKVEWLTENMHLKTFIVSAMHKGMSQRRCELIMRQFNSGASRVLITTDYFARSNFCSVSAVINYNLPSNRENYIYRVKRWYSGRNRVTINFITDDDKRTMKDIESYYNTQVLDMPQDMTDFL
- the LOC126549283 gene encoding uncharacterized protein LOC126549283, whose translation is MRVKIIQDPSAETFSKQLLDIGDGKVTIDETGCVKLPTDFCTIINSKDALIEQIFPDVHIQYINHEWLAEKEILSPKNVDVDDFNLKIQQFLPGNLVSYKSIDIVCDASEAANFPTEILNSLDLPGIPLHNLQLNVGFPIILLPSILNGKFRGENILIPRIPIIPTDVPIQFKRYQFPIILAFAMIINKSQGQTMSVCGLDLSTPCFSHGQLYVACSRVGKHPVCLC